The [Clostridium] colinum genome includes the window CATATATATCTTGTAAATCATCATATATATATTTTTTTTCATTATCTATACTACTTATCGTTTGTATATTATTTAGTGCAACCCCTATTTTATCAAGAGCCGATAAGTCTTCATCACTATATAAAAGTGCTAAGCTTTCTGTATAAAGAGATTTTAATCTTTCTGCCTCAGACAAAATTTTTCTCTCTTCTAATAAAATATTTTCTTCATTCTCAGAAAGTTTAGCATTTTCTATTTCACTTATTTGATAATTAAAAAAATCTATTAAATCTTCTCTATCTTTTCCCATAGATAAATCTGATATTTGCTTTAACACCTGCTTATATTCTTTAATTAAATTTAAAAGATTTGTTTTATGCTCTAATAAATCATCTTCACAAAATCTATCTAATAATAATATGTGTTTAGCTGGATTTAATAAAGATTGATGCTCGTGTTGTCCATGAATATCAATAAGTTTTTCACAAATTTCTTTTATCATGCCAAGAGTGGCTGGTCTGCCATTAACTTTACAAATATTTCTTCCAGATTTATTAAAAGTTCTAGATATAAGTACACAACTATCTTCATCCATATCAACACCAAGTTCTCTAATTTCATTTTTTATAGTTTCAGATTTTAAGGTTAACAAAGCTTCCACCATAGCAAAATCTTCACCTTTTTTTATAAAATCTTTTGTAGCTCTAGCTCCCAAAACAAATGATAAAGACCCAATAACTATAGATTTACCAGCCCCTGTTTCACCAGACAATATATTTAAGCCTTTATCAAATTCTATTAATTCTTCGTTTATTAAAGCTACATTTTTTATGTATAGTTGTTGTAACAAGTTGACACTTCCTTTTATATTAAGAATTTATTTTAGCTCTTAGTCTTTCTACAAGTTTTATAGCTTTTTCTTCATTTTTTACTACACAAAAAATATTATCATCACCTGCTATACTTCCTATTATTTCATCATTTCCCATAGAATCTAAAGCAGTAGCAACACCCATAGCCATACCATTTAATGTTTTTATAACAATAATATTTTGTGCATAATCTATGCTTACAACACCGTCTTTAAAAACTCTTATAAACTTTTCAGAGATTTTTTTATCTTCTTGTAAAAAAACTTGATATTTTTGTTTTCCTTCGCTATTTGTAACTTTTGTAAGCTTTAGTTCTCTTATATCTCTAGACACTGTAGCTTGTGTAACATCAAATCCTGCTTCTCTAAGCTTTTTTGTCAAATCATCTTGTGTTTCAATATCATATTCTGTTATTAATTCTTTTATTTTAGAATGTCTTTTTGTCTTCATAAAATCACTTCCTTATCTCAAACATTTTTCTCCTTAGTATATCGTAAAAACTATGTTGAGTTGTTTTTATAATATTAGTATAAAAAGAAGATTTTTTAATATAAACACTATCTCCATAGTTAATAGGTATAGAACTTTGTCCATCTAAAGATAAATAAGCAACACTATCTTCATTTACAACATAGGCTCTTATTTTATCATTTGCAGATATTACATATGGTCTAGAAAATAATGCATGTGGACAAACATAAGTTATTGCAATAAGCTCTGTATCCGGTTTTAAAATAGGCCCACCTGCCGATAAATTATAAGCAGTAGACCCTGTTGGAGTAGATATAATTAGCCCATCTGCACTAAAAGCCTCTACAAATCTATCATTTATATCAATAGCAATTTTTACCATTCTAGAAATATTTCCGTTGTTAATATTAACTTCATTAAGGCAAATATATTCTTTATCATTAATTGTAGCACTAAGCATCATACGTTTTTCCACATTATATTGATTATTTAAAACTCTTTTTATAGCCAAAGTTCCTTCATCTTTCTCTACATCTGTTAAATAACCTAAATTTCCTATATTTATTCCTAAAATATTTTTATTAAATTTAGATATTTTTTTAGCCCATCTAAGTATAGTTCCATCTCCACCAAGTATAACTATAAAATCTGATTGCTTAAAAAGCTCTTCTTCATCTAAAAATAAAACTTCTTTGCTATTTATAAAATTTTTAAATGTTTTTAATATTATAGGTTTAGTGTTTTCTTTTAATATAAATTTTATTAAATTATTAGTATATTCAAAGTCTTTATCTTTATCTTCATTTGTTATAATACCTATGTTCATAATGTATTCTCCTTTATTTCAAGTTTTCAAAAGCCTCAAAAACTATTTTTTTAAAAGGTAAATCTTTATTTTCAAAATGTTTATTTAAACAAATAAGATACTCTATATTTCCTTTACCACCTTTTATAGGAGAATAAGTAAGCCCTTGTATAAAAAATCCGTGTTCTTTACAAAAATTTGATATATCTTCTAAAACTTTTATGTGTACATTTTTATTTTTAACAATACCATTTTTATCAATATTTTCTCTACCAGCTTCAAATTGTGGTTTTATAAGCAATGTTATAATCCCTGTGTCCTTTATAAAATCATTTAATTTATAAATAATTTTTTTTAATGATATAAAAGAAACATCTACAGATATAAAATCAAACTTTTTATCTATTACAAAATCTCTTATGTCCATATTTTCAATAGATATGACTTTAGAATTATTTATAATTTTTTCATTTAATTGACTATCTCCAACGTCTATGGCATAAATCAAATTAGCTTCATTTTGTAACATACAATCTGAAAATCCACCAGTAGATGCTCCTATATCCATACAGTCTTTATTTTTAATACATATATTAAAATATTCTAAAGCTTTTTCTAACTTAAACCCACCTCTACTTACATATTTAGGTATAGCTTCTTTAGATAATACTATAATATCTGTATCAGCAACTTTAAATGAAGGTTTTTTAATATTTTTGTTATTAACCTTAACGTATCCTTTTAAAATTATTTCTTTGCTATATTCTCTAGAATATCCATATTTTTCTTTAATAGCTATATCAAGCCTATTTTCCATTTTTTATATTTCCAATCTTACTTTTAATAGTTTCATATATTCCATTTTTATCTAGTTTATATTTTTGATGTATTTCTTTTATAGTTGCTTGCTCTATATATTCATCTGGAAAAGATAAATTGTATATTTTTTTATTAAAAATTTCATTCTTAATAAGTTGAGATGAAAGATTTGAACCAAATCCACCTTTAAAAACATTGTCTTCAACAGTAAAGATATAATCAAAGTTATTTTTTATATTTTCAATAAGACTTTCATCTATTGGAGATATAAATCTTGCATTTATTAAGGAAATTTCATAACCCTCACTTATTAATTTATCATAAGCTGGTTTAACATTTTCTATCATAGTACCAACAGATATAATACATATATTACCTTTTTGATTTATAACTTCACACTTATTATAAATAACTTCTGGTTCATTTTCGCTATATATATTATTAACCGTCCCTTTTGGATATCTTATAGCTATTGGCCCTTTATGTTTGTTTATAGCATAGTCTAACATTTTTAAAAGTTCCGTTTTATTTTTTGGTGATAAAACAGTTAAATTTGGTATATGAGAAAGATATGATATATCGAATATACCTTGATGTGTTTCACCATCATCACCAACAACTCCTGCTCTATCTATTGCAAAAACAACATGTAAATTTTGTATACATATATCATGTATTATTTGGTCATATCCTCTTTGTAAAAAGGTAGAATAAACTGCAAAAACTGGTATAAATCCACTCATAGCAAGCCCACCAGCAAATATAACAGCGTGTTCTTCTGCTATTCCAACATCAAATATTCTATCTGGATATACTTTTGAAAAAAAAGATAAACCTGTACCAGAAGGCATTGCAGCAGTGATAGCTAAAAGTTTTTTATTTTTATTAGCTTCTCTAACCATAAATTTTCCAAAAACTTCTGAATATGTTTCAGATTTATTAAAACTAATAGGTTTACCTGTTTCCATATCAAATGGAGCTACTCCATGATAATTATATGGTTCGTTTTCTGCATGTATATAACCAAACCCTTTTTTAGTAATTATGTGCAATAATACTGGCTTGTTTATATTTTTAACATTATTTATAGCTTTTATAAGGCCAGATATATCATGCCCATCTATTGGTCCTATATATTTTATTCCAAGTTGCTCAAACATTACATTAGGTAAAATTGCATATTTTATGCCTTCTTTTGTTTTTTCTAATACTTTATTTATTTTATCTCCAACTATATTAAATTTTTCTAAAAACTGTCTTACATCTAATTTAGCTTCTATATATTCTGGTGCCAAACGTAAACTACTTAAATGTTTGCTCATAGACCCTACATTTTCAGATATAGACATTTGATTATCATTTAATATGATTAAAAGTTTTTTATTATTAGCTCCAGCATTGTTCATAGCCTCATAAACCAAGCCTCCTGTCATAGCCCCATCGCCAATAACAGAAACTACGTTATAATCTTTTCCTAATAAGTCTCTAGCTGTTACAAACCCAAGGCTTGCCGATATAGATGTAGAACTATGCCCTGTGTTAAAATGGTCATATATACTTTCTTCTGTTTTTGGAAAGCCACTAAGTCCATCTTTTTTTCTAAGGCTATCAAAAAAATTTTTTCTTCCTGTCAAGATTTTATGTGTATATGCTTGATGCCCTACGTCCCATATAATTTTATCTTTTGAAAAATCAAAACAATAGTTAAGTGCAATCGTAAGTTCTATAACGCCTAAATTAGATGCTAAATGTCCACCTGTTTTAGCTAAAGAGCTTATTAAAAAATCTCTTATTTCTTTTGCTAAACAATTTAACTCATCTATGTCAAGTTTTTTTAAATCAGACGGACTATTAATATTATCTAAATATGCCATATTAGTCCTCCTTTTCAATAAATTTTAAAACATAACTATAGCAACAGCTATACCAAGTATAGCTCCTGCAAAAACTTCAATAGGACTATGCCCTAAAAGCTCCTTTAGCTTAGAATCTATTTTTATTCCGTGTTTTTCAAAATTTGCTATAAATATATTAAGCACTTCTGCTTGTTTACCAGCTGCTCGTCTAACTCCAGATGCATCATACATAACAACCATACTAAGAACAAAAGTAATAGCAAATAATGTTGAAGAAAAGCCTTCTTTTAGCCCAGTTGCACAAGCAAGCGAAGTCACAAAAGAACTATGAGAGCTTGGCATACCACCAGAGCTTACTATAAGTGCTGGATTTATAGTTTTATTTTTAATACAATCTATAATTATTTTTATCATTTGTGCTATAAACCAAGATAAAGCAGATGTTTGTATTATTTTATTATTAATAATTTGAAGAAAGATTGTCATAATATCACCTTAATTCCATTTGTATTTTATATATTAGTTATCTCTATTAATTAGGTTTTTAATGTAAAAGTAAATTTGTTTTTCGCCAAAGCCTAATTTTTCTAATCCTTCTAAAGCCTGTGATGATAATAAAATATAATCTTTTTTTGCTTTTTCTGAACCATAAATACTAACATATGTACATTTATCATTTTTTATATCACTATTTATTGGTTTGCCTATTTTTTGTTGGTCTCCTTCTATATCTAGTATATCATCTTGTATTTGAAAGGCAATTCCAAGATTATAAGCTATCTGTTCTACTAATTTTATTTGTTCTTCATTAGCTCCACCTATAATAGCTCCTACTTTCATACTTGCTAAAATTAACTTTCCTGTTTTATTTTCATATATATCAAAAAGTTCATTTTTATTAATTTTTTTACCTTCAGCCTTAATATCTAAAGCTTGTCCTTTTATCATACCATTTGTACCAGATGCATTAGCTATACATTGAATAGCATCTAAATATTTTTTTTCAAAATTATTTTTTAATTTGTCAATCATAATTTCAAATGCAATATTTAAAAGTCCATCACCAGTTAAAATAGCTGTTGCTTCATCAAACTTTATATGACATGTTGGAAACCCTCTTCTAAGATCATCATTATCCATAGCTGGTAAATCATCATGTATTAGAGAATATGTGTGTATACATTCCATAGCCACGGCAAAAGGAATAGCATCTTCATAGTTTTTACTAAAAGCATCACAAGTTAATAACATTAGCATAGGTCTAAAACGCTTTCCCCCAACTTTTAAACTATATTCCATAGGTAAATACATTTCTTTACTAGCATATATGTTCAAATATTTTAATATATTTTGATTTATAATATCAAATATATGTTTTCTCATTTCTATATTATCCATTAACTTTCCTCCATATCATAAAATGGGTTAAGTTTAAATATACCAGCAGCATCTTTTTGAAGAATAGCTACTTGTTGTTCCATATCTTTTAAAAAGTTGGCACAAAAAATAGCTTCTTCTACTCCTTCTTTGTATAGCTTTAAAGAATTTTCAAGACTTATATCATTTTTTTCCATTTGAATTGATATTTCTTCTAGTCTTTTTAAAGAATTTTCAAAAATTTTTTTCTTTACCATAAAAACCTCATTCTATTATTTTTGCTTTTTTATCTCCGTCATAAAAGTTTATTTTTATTTCATCATCTTTTTTTAATTGCTTTGATGAAATAATATTTTTATTATTTTTATCAGATATTAAAGTATATCCATTTTTTAATATATTCATAGGAGATAAAGCCTCTATTTTATCTATATTAGAATTTAAAATAAGTTTATTTTCTTTCATTTTTATGTGTATATTTTTATTTATATTATTAAAATTACTTTCTGTAATTTTTTTATAATCTAAAATTTTATCAAAAAAATTAGTAAAACAACTTTTATTAATATTTATATTAAAATTAAGTTTATTTTCATTTATCTTTTTATTAATATTGTTATTTAAATTATTAAATGTATTACATATCTTTTCTTTTAAAGCATCAGCCTCTGGCAAACATACCTCTATAGCTGCAGATGGTGTTGGTGCTCTAAAATCTGCTACAAAATCTGCTATTGTAAAGTCTATCTCGTGGCCTATTCCTGTTACAATAGGTATAGAAGAATAAAATATAGCTCTTGCTACATTTTCATCATTAAACGCCCATAAATCTTCTTTACTACCACCACCACGAGCCAAAATAATAACATCTAATTTTTTATATTCGTTAGCTATATTTATTGCATTTATAATGCCATTTGGAGCATCTTTTCCTTGTACTAATGTTGGTATTAATATTATTTTAACGTTAGGATTTCTCCTTTTAGCAACATTTAATATATCTCTTATTGCAGCACCTGTTTCTGAAGTTATAACACCTATTGTTTTTGGTATTTTAGGTATCTCCATTTTATAAACATTATCAAATAGTCCTTCATTTTTTAATTTTTCTTTTAATTTTTCAAAGTCTAAAAAAACATTACCCACTCCGCTACATTTAATACTTATAACATATAGTTGATATTGTCCAGTTTTAGGATAGGAAGATATATACCCACAACAAATAACTTTTGTACCATTTTGAATATTATCTTCCATTAATAATGTATTTTGTTTATACATAATAGCATTTATAGAACATTCTTCATCTTTTATAGTAAAATATATATGCCCAGATATATGTCTTTTAAAATTAGATATTTCACCTTCTATATATATATTATTTAATAAAAAATCATCTTCAAAAACTAATTTTATATAATTATTAACTTGTGTAACTGTATAAATATTATTTTTCATAATGTTTTTAAATTTTTGCAAGCACTGCATTTACAAATCTATAAGACTTTTCTGAGCTATATTCTTTTGAAAGCTCAATAGCCTCATTTATAGCAACTTTTGCTGGCACATCATCAAATAAAATTTCATAAATAGCTAATCTCAAGATAGCTAAATCAACTTTATCAATACGAGATATATCCCAACCTTCAGAATTTATTATTATTTTTTTATCTATATCTTCTAATTTATTTATTAAATCAAAAATTTGCTTTTCTATAATAGATTTATTTATTTTTAAAGGAATATAATTTTCATCTTTTTTACTTTCTAAAACAACTTCTGTTTCTAAGATATCATAATATTTATTTAAAATTTGTTTCATTTCATCTTTATCAAAAAACTCTAATTGAAATATTAAATTAAAAACGTGATTTCTTGTATTACTTCTTGTTTCAAGCTTTTGTCTAACGGGCATATGTAAGTCTTGCATATATTATCACCTCTATTTCTATAAAAATTTTATTCTTCTTTTTTATCTATTTCAACAGAAACAATATTTATATTTATTTTTTCTATTCCTAATCCTGTCATATTTTCTATTGCATTTTTAACTTTATTTTGAACATTTTTAGCAACTTCTAATATTTTATAATTTTGTTTTATAGATAAATTTATATTTATTGTAAGTTTATTATTTTGGTTAAGAATATTAATTCCTTTAGAATTTTTCTTACCAAATTTACCTATTATCTCACCTGCTAAGCTAGAATTAATAGAATGAACACCTTCTATTTCTAAAGTAGCTGTTTGAACAATAGCTACTAAAACATCATCAGATATTTGAACTATACCATTATTATTTGTAAACGCCATATTAACCTCCAACTAATATATAATAATCTCTTAACAATCAAATTATCTTTATTATATCAAAATTTTTAACCTTTGAAAAGATAAATATAAATATATTTTATCCTAAATCTATATATAATACACAAATTTATTATCTACAAAAATTTTAACATAATATATAAAAAGATTAAAGTTTACAAAATAACTAAGTTTTTATATAATTATAGTATAAAATATAAAATGAAAGGAAGATATTATGAAAATAGGTTCTCATGTGTCTATATCTGGTGGACTTATAAATGCTGCTAAAGAGGCATATTCTTATGGAGCTAATACATTTATGATATATACTGGTGCTCCTCAAAATACTAAACGTTCTCCTATTGAAAAATTAAAAATAGAAGAAGGTAAAAATTTTATGAAAACACATAATATAAGTGATATAGTAGTTCACGCACCATATATTATTAACTTAGCATCTTATAAAGATGATACATATAGCTTAGCAATAGATTTTTTAAAACAAGAAATAGAAAGAACAACTGCTATTGGGTCTGATTATATTGTATTACACCCAGGTTCTTTTACAGAAAAAACTTTAGATTATGGAATAGAACGAATCGCAAATGGACTTAATTCTGTTTTGAAAGATGATACAAAACCCTTTATTTGTTTAGAAACAATGGCTGGCAAAGGCTCTGAAGTTGGGAAAAATTTTGAGGAATTAAAATTAATTATAGATAAAGTAGAAAAAAAAGAAAAAATAGGTATATGTCTTGATACCTGTCATCTTCACGATAGTGGCTATGACATTGTAAATGATTTTGATAACGTAATGATTGATTTTGATAATATAATAGGACTTGATAAAATAAAAGTAGTACATATAAATGGGTCTTTAAATAAATGTGGAGCAAGAAAAGATAGGCACGCAAATTTAGGTGCAGATGAAACAAATCCAAAAGGCAAAGATTTTATAGGTTTTGATGCTATTTATAATATAGTACATTCAAAATATTTAAAAGATAAAATTTTTATATTAGAAACACCTTGGCTAGATACAAAAACTAATTTATATAAAGAAGAAATTGCAAGGCTTAGAGGTGAACATATTGTCTAAAGTAGTATTTGTTACTGGTTCATCAAGAGGTATAGGTAAAGAAATTGCAAAAATATTTGCTTTAAACAATTTTAAAGTTGTTATTAACTGTATAAATAGAAAAGATGATTTAGATAAAACTTATACTGAATTAAAAAAAATTAATCCTAATATATTAGCATTACAAGGTGATATTTCTGACTATTTAACAGCGCTTAATATATTTAAAGAAATAGAAAAAACTTTTGGTTGTGTAGATATTTTAATAAATAATGCAGGCATTTCTCATATAGGTCTTTTTAATGAAATAACGCCAGATATTTGGCAAAAACTCATAAAAACCAACATAGAAGGTGTTTTTAATTGTTCTCATATAGCTTCTAAAAGTATGATTAATAAAAAAAATGGTATAATAATAAATATTTCTTCTATATGGGGAAATGTTGGTGCATCTTGCGAAGTTGTATATTCTTCTACAAAAGGTGCTATAAATTCTTTTACAAAAGCATTAGCAAAAGAGCTTGCCCCTAGCGGTATACGCATTAATGCTATATCTTGTGGTGCTATAGATACCGAAATGAATAACTTTTTATCTGCAGAAGAAAAAGAAGCATTTATAGATGATATACCTTATATGCGTTTTGGTAAACCAGAAGAAGTAGCAAATTTAGCTTATTATCTAGCTTCTAACAATTCTTCATATCTAACAGGGCAAGTGATAACATTAGATGGTGGTTTAATATAATTAAAACTAAAAAAGAGTAAATTTATAGAAACAAAATATACTCTTTTTTAGTTTTGTTAATTAAATAACTTTATTAAAATT containing:
- the ymfI gene encoding elongation factor P 5-aminopentanone reductase: MLSKVVFVTGSSRGIGKEIAKIFALNNFKVVINCINRKDDLDKTYTELKKINPNILALQGDISDYLTALNIFKEIEKTFGCVDILINNAGISHIGLFNEITPDIWQKLIKTNIEGVFNCSHIASKSMINKKNGIIINISSIWGNVGASCEVVYSSTKGAINSFTKALAKELAPSGIRINAISCGAIDTEMNNFLSAEEKEAFIDDIPYMRFGKPEEVANLAYYLASNNSSYLTGQVITLDGGLI
- a CDS encoding deoxyribonuclease IV → MKIGSHVSISGGLINAAKEAYSYGANTFMIYTGAPQNTKRSPIEKLKIEEGKNFMKTHNISDIVVHAPYIINLASYKDDTYSLAIDFLKQEIERTTAIGSDYIVLHPGSFTEKTLDYGIERIANGLNSVLKDDTKPFICLETMAGKGSEVGKNFEELKLIIDKVEKKEKIGICLDTCHLHDSGYDIVNDFDNVMIDFDNIIGLDKIKVVHINGSLNKCGARKDRHANLGADETNPKGKDFIGFDAIYNIVHSKYLKDKIFILETPWLDTKTNLYKEEIARLRGEHIV
- the argR gene encoding arginine repressor, producing the protein MKTKRHSKIKELITEYDIETQDDLTKKLREAGFDVTQATVSRDIRELKLTKVTNSEGKQKYQVFLQEDKKISEKFIRVFKDGVVSIDYAQNIIVIKTLNGMAMGVATALDSMGNDEIIGSIAGDDNIFCVVKNEEKAIKLVERLRAKINS
- a CDS encoding Asp23/Gls24 family envelope stress response protein, which codes for MAFTNNNGIVQISDDVLVAIVQTATLEIEGVHSINSSLAGEIIGKFGKKNSKGINILNQNNKLTININLSIKQNYKILEVAKNVQNKVKNAIENMTGLGIEKININIVSVEIDKKEE
- the xseB gene encoding exodeoxyribonuclease VII small subunit, encoding MVKKKIFENSLKRLEEISIQMEKNDISLENSLKLYKEGVEEAIFCANFLKDMEQQVAILQKDAAGIFKLNPFYDMEES
- a CDS encoding NAD(+)/NADH kinase, encoding MNIGIITNEDKDKDFEYTNNLIKFILKENTKPIILKTFKNFINSKEVLFLDEEELFKQSDFIVILGGDGTILRWAKKISKFNKNILGINIGNLGYLTDVEKDEGTLAIKRVLNNQYNVEKRMMLSATINDKEYICLNEVNINNGNISRMVKIAIDINDRFVEAFSADGLIISTPTGSTAYNLSAGGPILKPDTELIAITYVCPHALFSRPYVISANDKIRAYVVNEDSVAYLSLDGQSSIPINYGDSVYIKKSSFYTNIIKTTQHSFYDILRRKMFEIRK
- the dxs gene encoding 1-deoxy-D-xylulose-5-phosphate synthase, with amino-acid sequence MAYLDNINSPSDLKKLDIDELNCLAKEIRDFLISSLAKTGGHLASNLGVIELTIALNYCFDFSKDKIIWDVGHQAYTHKILTGRKNFFDSLRKKDGLSGFPKTEESIYDHFNTGHSSTSISASLGFVTARDLLGKDYNVVSVIGDGAMTGGLVYEAMNNAGANNKKLLIILNDNQMSISENVGSMSKHLSSLRLAPEYIEAKLDVRQFLEKFNIVGDKINKVLEKTKEGIKYAILPNVMFEQLGIKYIGPIDGHDISGLIKAINNVKNINKPVLLHIITKKGFGYIHAENEPYNYHGVAPFDMETGKPISFNKSETYSEVFGKFMVREANKNKKLLAITAAMPSGTGLSFFSKVYPDRIFDVGIAEEHAVIFAGGLAMSGFIPVFAVYSTFLQRGYDQIIHDICIQNLHVVFAIDRAGVVGDDGETHQGIFDISYLSHIPNLTVLSPKNKTELLKMLDYAINKHKGPIAIRYPKGTVNNIYSENEPEVIYNKCEVINQKGNICIISVGTMIENVKPAYDKLISEGYEISLINARFISPIDESLIENIKNNFDYIFTVEDNVFKGGFGSNLSSQLIKNEIFNKKIYNLSFPDEYIEQATIKEIHQKYKLDKNGIYETIKSKIGNIKNGK
- the xseA gene encoding exodeoxyribonuclease VII large subunit, giving the protein MKNNIYTVTQVNNYIKLVFEDDFLLNNIYIEGEISNFKRHISGHIYFTIKDEECSINAIMYKQNTLLMEDNIQNGTKVICCGYISSYPKTGQYQLYVISIKCSGVGNVFLDFEKLKEKLKNEGLFDNVYKMEIPKIPKTIGVITSETGAAIRDILNVAKRRNPNVKIILIPTLVQGKDAPNGIINAINIANEYKKLDVIILARGGGSKEDLWAFNDENVARAIFYSSIPIVTGIGHEIDFTIADFVADFRAPTPSAAIEVCLPEADALKEKICNTFNNLNNNINKKINENKLNFNININKSCFTNFFDKILDYKKITESNFNNINKNIHIKMKENKLILNSNIDKIEALSPMNILKNGYTLISDKNNKNIISSKQLKKDDEIKINFYDGDKKAKIIE
- the nusB gene encoding transcription antitermination factor NusB, whose protein sequence is MQDLHMPVRQKLETRSNTRNHVFNLIFQLEFFDKDEMKQILNKYYDILETEVVLESKKDENYIPLKINKSIIEKQIFDLINKLEDIDKKIIINSEGWDISRIDKVDLAILRLAIYEILFDDVPAKVAINEAIELSKEYSSEKSYRFVNAVLAKI
- a CDS encoding polyprenyl synthetase family protein, with the protein product MDNIEMRKHIFDIINQNILKYLNIYASKEMYLPMEYSLKVGGKRFRPMLMLLTCDAFSKNYEDAIPFAVAMECIHTYSLIHDDLPAMDNDDLRRGFPTCHIKFDEATAILTGDGLLNIAFEIMIDKLKNNFEKKYLDAIQCIANASGTNGMIKGQALDIKAEGKKINKNELFDIYENKTGKLILASMKVGAIIGGANEEQIKLVEQIAYNLGIAFQIQDDILDIEGDQQKIGKPINSDIKNDKCTYVSIYGSEKAKKDYILLSSQALEGLEKLGFGEKQIYFYIKNLINRDN
- a CDS encoding divergent PAP2 family protein codes for the protein MTIFLQIINNKIIQTSALSWFIAQMIKIIIDCIKNKTINPALIVSSGGMPSSHSSFVTSLACATGLKEGFSSTLFAITFVLSMVVMYDASGVRRAAGKQAEVLNIFIANFEKHGIKIDSKLKELLGHSPIEVFAGAILGIAVAIVMF
- a CDS encoding TlyA family RNA methyltransferase, whose product is MENRLDIAIKEKYGYSREYSKEIILKGYVKVNNKNIKKPSFKVADTDIIVLSKEAIPKYVSRGGFKLEKALEYFNICIKNKDCMDIGASTGGFSDCMLQNEANLIYAIDVGDSQLNEKIINNSKVISIENMDIRDFVIDKKFDFISVDVSFISLKKIIYKLNDFIKDTGIITLLIKPQFEAGRENIDKNGIVKNKNVHIKVLEDISNFCKEHGFFIQGLTYSPIKGGKGNIEYLICLNKHFENKDLPFKKIVFEAFENLK